A genomic region of Ursus arctos isolate Adak ecotype North America unplaced genomic scaffold, UrsArc2.0 scaffold_8, whole genome shotgun sequence contains the following coding sequences:
- the SLC66A3 gene encoding solute carrier family 66 member 3 isoform X2, producing MREQLLLFCNWSTLGVCAALKLPQISAVLAARSARGISLPSLLLELAGFLVFLRYQCYYEYPLLTYLEYPILIAQDVLLLLCVFHFNGNVKGAAPYLAARSMVELKKIPNARLHNLSTFISTASKFAQLQYLWKTRDSGAVSALTWSLASYTCATRIITTLMTTSDLTILVRFVLMLALNLWVTATVLRYRKTVVKAE from the exons ATGCGGGAGCAATTGCTGTTGTTCTGCAACTGGAGCACGCTGGGCGTCTGCGCCGCGCTCAAGCTGCCGCAGATCTCCGCGGTGCTGGCGGCGCGCAGCGCGCGGGGCATCAGCCTCCCGAGTTTACTTCTGGAACTGGCGGG tttCCTGGTGTTTCTCCGGTACCAGTGTTACTATGAGTACCCGCTGCTCACCTACCTAGAGTACCCCATTCTCATCGCACAAG ATGTCCTCCTCCTGCTATGCGTCTTCCATTTCAATGGGAACGTGAAAGGGGCAGCGCCCTACCTCGCAGC ACGCTCTATGGTTGAACTGAAAAAGATCCCAAATGCAAGACTCCAC AATCTAAGCACTTTCATCAGCACGGCCAGCAAGTTTGCCCAGCTCCAGTACCTGTGGAAGACCAGGGACTCGGGAGCCGTGAGCGCCCTGACCTGGAGCCTCGCTTCCTACACCTGTGCAA CAAGAATAATAACCACTTTAATGACCACCAGTGACCTTACAA TTCTTGTGCGATTTGTGCTCATGCTCGCTTTGAATCTGTGGGTAACGGCCACAGTCCTTCGCTACAGGAAGACGGTCGTAAAGGCTGAATGA
- the SLC66A3 gene encoding solute carrier family 66 member 3 isoform X1 produces MREQLLLFCNWSTLGVCAALKLPQISAVLAARSARGISLPSLLLELAGFLVFLRYQCYYEYPLLTYLEYPILIAQDVLLLLCVFHFNGNVKGAAPYLAAFVASWFVLPLQKWIIDLAMNLSTFISTASKFAQLQYLWKTRDSGAVSALTWSLASYTCATRIITTLMTTSDLTILVRFVLMLALNLWVTATVLRYRKTVVKAE; encoded by the exons ATGCGGGAGCAATTGCTGTTGTTCTGCAACTGGAGCACGCTGGGCGTCTGCGCCGCGCTCAAGCTGCCGCAGATCTCCGCGGTGCTGGCGGCGCGCAGCGCGCGGGGCATCAGCCTCCCGAGTTTACTTCTGGAACTGGCGGG tttCCTGGTGTTTCTCCGGTACCAGTGTTACTATGAGTACCCGCTGCTCACCTACCTAGAGTACCCCATTCTCATCGCACAAG ATGTCCTCCTCCTGCTATGCGTCTTCCATTTCAATGGGAACGTGAAAGGGGCAGCGCCCTACCTCGCAGC ATTTGTGGCCTCGTGGTTCGTCCTTCCCCTGCAGAAGTGGATCATAGATCTGGCCATG AATCTAAGCACTTTCATCAGCACGGCCAGCAAGTTTGCCCAGCTCCAGTACCTGTGGAAGACCAGGGACTCGGGAGCCGTGAGCGCCCTGACCTGGAGCCTCGCTTCCTACACCTGTGCAA CAAGAATAATAACCACTTTAATGACCACCAGTGACCTTACAA TTCTTGTGCGATTTGTGCTCATGCTCGCTTTGAATCTGTGGGTAACGGCCACAGTCCTTCGCTACAGGAAGACGGTCGTAAAGGCTGAATGA
- the SLC66A3 gene encoding solute carrier family 66 member 3 isoform X3 → MREQLLLFCNWSTLGVCAALKLPQISAVLAARSARGISLPSLLLELAGFLVFLRYQCYYEYPLLTYLEYPILIAQDVLLLLCVFHFNGNVKGAAPYLAA, encoded by the exons ATGCGGGAGCAATTGCTGTTGTTCTGCAACTGGAGCACGCTGGGCGTCTGCGCCGCGCTCAAGCTGCCGCAGATCTCCGCGGTGCTGGCGGCGCGCAGCGCGCGGGGCATCAGCCTCCCGAGTTTACTTCTGGAACTGGCGGG tttCCTGGTGTTTCTCCGGTACCAGTGTTACTATGAGTACCCGCTGCTCACCTACCTAGAGTACCCCATTCTCATCGCACAAG ATGTCCTCCTCCTGCTATGCGTCTTCCATTTCAATGGGAACGTGAAAGGGGCAGCGCCCTACCTCGCAGC TTAG